The following proteins come from a genomic window of Alicyclobacillus dauci:
- a CDS encoding DUF917 domain-containing protein, with the protein MRKLIHAKDIDYLALGATVLGTGGGGDPYIGALMAKQAIEQYGPVELISIDELADDDLVIPSAMMGAPTVMVEKMPGGDEPVKAFKQLEKFLGRTAAATVCIEAGGLNSTIPFVVAAELGIPIVDADGMGRAFPEIPMTALHFGGISATPMMVADEKGNTVLLSTVNGAWTEALSRNATIVMGGSSMLALYGANAQDMQPNLIHGTLSTAMKIGQLLANKEDASKRLENLLKFMDGVELFRGKLTDVMRRTLDGFARGTVTIEGTSGNTGSVCRLEFQNENLIAMRDGEPIATVPDLITVLDLETVHPITTEELRYGQRVIVIAMPCAPVWHRPECLELVGPRYFGYDLDFKPLRPLVTNV; encoded by the coding sequence ATGAGAAAGCTCATTCACGCAAAGGACATCGATTATCTAGCGCTTGGCGCCACGGTACTGGGTACCGGTGGTGGAGGCGATCCATATATTGGCGCGCTGATGGCCAAACAGGCCATTGAGCAATACGGTCCAGTGGAACTCATCTCCATTGACGAGTTAGCTGACGACGACTTGGTTATTCCTTCTGCAATGATGGGCGCTCCTACTGTCATGGTTGAAAAGATGCCTGGTGGAGATGAGCCAGTCAAGGCATTTAAGCAGTTAGAAAAGTTCCTCGGCCGAACGGCAGCAGCTACGGTCTGCATTGAAGCGGGCGGGTTAAACTCAACGATTCCGTTTGTCGTAGCAGCGGAACTCGGAATTCCTATTGTTGACGCTGATGGGATGGGCCGGGCGTTCCCAGAAATACCCATGACGGCACTACACTTTGGCGGAATCTCTGCGACACCCATGATGGTGGCAGATGAAAAAGGGAACACAGTACTGCTGTCAACTGTGAACGGGGCGTGGACTGAGGCTTTGTCAAGGAATGCGACGATTGTTATGGGTGGATCGTCGATGCTTGCCTTGTATGGCGCGAATGCACAGGACATGCAGCCGAATCTCATCCATGGGACGCTTTCCACGGCCATGAAGATCGGTCAGTTGTTGGCGAACAAAGAAGACGCATCCAAGCGCTTGGAAAACCTCCTCAAGTTCATGGACGGGGTAGAGTTGTTTCGCGGTAAATTGACTGATGTTATGCGCAGGACTTTAGATGGATTTGCCCGCGGAACCGTGACAATTGAAGGCACGTCTGGCAACACGGGGTCGGTATGTCGACTGGAGTTTCAAAACGAAAACTTGATTGCCATGCGAGACGGGGAACCGATTGCAACTGTACCTGATCTCATCACGGTCCTAGACCTAGAGACCGTTCACCCTATCACGACGGAAGAGCTGCGGTACGGTCAACGTGTCATTGTTATTGCGATGCCCTGTGCACCGGTTTGGCATCGGCCGGAGTGTCTTGAATTAGTTGGCCCGAGGTACTTTGGATACGATTTGGACTTTAAACCGCTTCGTCCACTAGTGACAAACGTATAA
- a CDS encoding PucR family transcriptional regulator translates to MISVRGFINSLSYQTEFLAGEAGTEMPCRDVILLSDPKVWLQKTDDGEFKDTVVYMQTHVFPAYSSTFDLLLRFFKQSGVSGILYQGGKRSDFSKATLMLADHLGLPLVWMNASVNYSAVARQFYTTYVQHTQQTRQQIRRVRKRLEQAVKESFTLSAWMSTIERELSVTTTLALSDRNGSRLDAEWSKSDGQLRLRIPVQLLDRMFYLHLSPNEPCPLLQTDAEALWIDELGGVLSYQTAYFLLVEIPGVSSQSRWACSFESALYDTISRLPIIRIRDHSHTGPVDGEETLHGSLSVRRRLGIFPVNAVHSVGLLWIKGTGDALDKLKRSTRTSDRPYVYRTFSPSTLNIRDEVLMLCNDMRLSGLQSALTSCVPWQDWRGNEGVILYGFQSKHDETNRTDSRIRELVTQLEIRLQVSFRAYFYRQSLTGTTDPAELLRVARSMTEQSYSDFISVIEQSKSVQFAENSDDVINRILPKPSQGSSYDHALQVLQPLLGDKGGEPLLEALEAYLECGAKMQVAADKLYLHRNTLRYRLKRAERLLNISLDDDEARFTYQLAIRTWRLRNPSPLPNATR, encoded by the coding sequence GTGATTTCTGTGCGGGGGTTTATCAACAGCCTTTCATATCAGACTGAATTTTTGGCGGGGGAAGCGGGAACCGAAATGCCGTGCCGAGACGTCATCTTGTTGAGCGACCCGAAGGTTTGGCTTCAAAAGACAGACGACGGCGAGTTCAAAGACACAGTTGTCTATATGCAAACACATGTGTTCCCTGCATATTCTTCTACATTCGATTTGCTACTCCGTTTCTTTAAACAAAGTGGTGTCTCTGGAATTCTCTATCAAGGAGGAAAACGATCCGATTTTTCCAAGGCTACATTGATGCTCGCGGATCATCTCGGACTTCCGCTTGTGTGGATGAATGCATCCGTCAATTACTCTGCTGTCGCGCGACAATTTTATACGACGTATGTACAACATACGCAACAAACAAGGCAGCAGATTCGCCGAGTACGAAAACGACTAGAGCAGGCCGTCAAGGAATCGTTTACCCTCAGTGCATGGATGAGTACGATTGAGCGCGAGCTTTCCGTCACAACGACGTTGGCCTTATCGGATAGGAATGGGTCTCGTTTGGACGCGGAATGGTCGAAATCCGACGGACAATTAAGACTGAGGATTCCCGTTCAATTGCTGGATCGAATGTTTTATCTGCATTTGAGTCCAAATGAACCATGCCCACTGTTGCAGACGGATGCAGAGGCGTTGTGGATCGATGAATTAGGCGGCGTTCTTTCATATCAGACGGCTTATTTTTTGCTGGTTGAAATTCCAGGAGTTTCGTCACAGAGTCGTTGGGCCTGTTCGTTTGAAAGTGCTTTATATGATACGATTTCGCGACTGCCGATCATTCGCATACGCGACCATAGTCACACCGGGCCAGTCGACGGGGAGGAGACGTTACATGGGTCGTTGTCCGTACGGCGACGTCTTGGGATCTTCCCTGTGAACGCCGTTCACTCCGTGGGGCTTCTGTGGATCAAGGGGACAGGGGATGCATTGGACAAGCTCAAGCGATCGACACGAACCAGTGACAGACCCTATGTGTATCGGACATTTTCACCAAGCACTTTGAACATACGGGATGAAGTGTTGATGCTCTGCAATGACATGCGCCTTTCAGGACTGCAATCCGCGTTGACATCCTGTGTCCCCTGGCAAGATTGGCGGGGGAACGAGGGAGTCATCCTCTATGGGTTCCAATCCAAACATGATGAAACGAACAGAACAGATTCACGTATCCGTGAATTGGTCACCCAGCTGGAGATTCGACTACAGGTATCGTTTCGGGCATATTTTTACCGCCAAAGTTTGACTGGAACCACGGATCCTGCCGAACTCCTTCGTGTGGCACGTTCCATGACAGAACAGTCCTATTCAGACTTTATAAGTGTCATCGAACAGTCCAAGTCGGTTCAGTTCGCCGAAAATAGCGATGATGTAATCAATCGCATTCTCCCAAAACCTTCCCAGGGCTCATCGTACGATCACGCCCTACAGGTCTTACAACCTCTCCTAGGCGACAAAGGCGGGGAACCATTACTTGAAGCGCTTGAGGCATATCTTGAGTGTGGAGCTAAAATGCAGGTCGCAGCGGACAAGTTGTATTTGCACCGAAACACGTTGCGCTACCGCTTGAAGCGTGCGGAAAGACTGTTGAACATCAGCTTAGATGATGACGAGGCTCGATTCACATACCAACTAGCGATTCGCACTTGGCGATTGAGGAACCCAAGTCCTTTACCGAATGCAACACGATAA
- a CDS encoding purine-cytosine permease family protein, whose amino-acid sequence MGRSEPINQKLDDYSLSRVPGSDRRHWFGIATMRFGQMSALSQFLLGATLGFGMSFWHAFWALTLGAVILEIISIFVGIAGMKEGLSTTMLIRWAGFGRLGSVLVSVVIAISLVGWFGVQNQVFADGLNQLLGGPVWLWSIVTGALVTWVVIYGFLSMGFTAYITVPLFMIIAFFSIGREMSHYSLAHLISMGAPGSVLTLGTGASMVAGGFITGAIISPDMTRYNRSVGDVIKQTVLGITLGEYVIGLIGVLLAHAMKSSDVITIVMSTSGVIGTVVLVTATLKINDWNLYSSSLGIVNLFDVVFHKRISRVGVTILFGAIGTLLSVLGILNQFEGFLTLLGVAVPPVGGIMVVEYFLIRRYRDELRESRERGVLPTVYESWNPITLVSWIGAFLVGEFVKWGIPSINSLIVAAVAYFVLSKVVNRNQAITYGRVETQELVN is encoded by the coding sequence ATGGGCCGATCGGAGCCAATCAATCAAAAGCTAGACGATTATTCGTTATCTAGAGTTCCCGGGAGTGACAGGCGGCACTGGTTCGGGATAGCGACTATGCGGTTTGGACAAATGTCAGCCCTCTCGCAGTTTCTTTTAGGTGCGACCCTGGGGTTTGGAATGAGTTTCTGGCACGCGTTTTGGGCGTTGACACTCGGTGCAGTCATTCTAGAGATTATCTCTATCTTTGTCGGGATCGCAGGTATGAAGGAAGGACTTAGTACGACGATGCTCATACGCTGGGCTGGATTTGGCCGGCTGGGATCTGTGCTTGTCAGCGTCGTGATTGCTATTTCTCTAGTTGGGTGGTTTGGCGTACAAAATCAAGTGTTTGCTGACGGACTGAACCAACTGCTTGGTGGTCCAGTGTGGCTGTGGTCCATTGTGACGGGTGCCCTCGTGACGTGGGTTGTCATTTACGGCTTTTTATCAATGGGTTTCACGGCTTACATCACTGTACCGCTGTTCATGATTATTGCCTTCTTTTCAATCGGCCGGGAGATGAGCCACTACTCTTTGGCTCATCTTATTTCAATGGGTGCCCCGGGTTCGGTATTGACACTTGGTACTGGTGCGAGCATGGTCGCTGGAGGTTTCATTACAGGGGCCATCATTTCTCCAGACATGACCCGCTACAACCGATCCGTTGGGGACGTCATCAAACAGACAGTCCTGGGCATCACGCTTGGCGAATACGTCATCGGTCTAATTGGCGTGTTGCTTGCTCACGCGATGAAGTCATCGGACGTCATCACGATAGTGATGTCCACGAGCGGTGTGATCGGCACGGTAGTATTGGTTACTGCGACGCTGAAAATTAACGATTGGAACCTGTACTCATCGTCGTTAGGGATTGTCAATTTGTTCGATGTCGTGTTCCACAAACGAATCAGTCGGGTCGGCGTAACCATTCTATTTGGTGCCATCGGGACTTTGCTGTCGGTTCTTGGAATCCTAAATCAGTTTGAGGGCTTCCTTACGCTTCTCGGCGTCGCTGTCCCACCGGTTGGCGGCATCATGGTAGTTGAATACTTTCTGATTCGCCGCTACCGGGATGAACTCCGAGAATCTCGCGAACGGGGCGTTTTGCCGACCGTCTACGAGTCGTGGAATCCGATCACGCTGGTTTCCTGGATCGGAGCGTTCCTCGTCGGAGAGTTCGTGAAGTGGGGCATTCCTTCAATTAACTCGCTGATAGTCGCAGCGGTCGCTTACTTCGTATTGAGTAAGGTTGTGAATCGCAACCAGGCGATCACGTACGGGCGCGTGGAAACGCAAGAACTAGTCAATTGA
- a CDS encoding hydantoinase/oxoprolinase family protein, whose amino-acid sequence MSYRLGIDVGGTNTDVVLLDSKNTVIAKAKTAVTADIVTGIRVGVGTVLDQSGVNAAEITHAMLGTTQVTNAIIERRELNEVAIVRLGAPATRAVKPLAGWPEDLRERYAKYSWIVGGGHEFDGREIALLDEDELHEIAESVKGRVQAVAITGVFSPVNTDHEERAARIFREVLGEDIPISLSYQLGSVGLLERENATVLNAAVSSVAKRATLSFQQALADLDVHAALYLAQNDGTLMSVEYALLYPILTIACGPTNSMRGAAYLTGLKNAIVVDVGGTSTDVGVLVNGFPRESFVAVDVGGVRTNFRMPDLYSIGLGGGSEVTESEDGVKVGPKSVGYRIVKEGRAFGGDTTTFTDVVVALSKAKVGTHEVRLPRELAERAYDVAIDKTVEAIDRMKTSSDAVPLILVGGGSVLLPSEFEGASEVHRPENYDVANAIGAAIAQVSGRVDRIFAMDQKSREDVLEEAKSIAIAEAIRAGAEASTIEVVEIEEVPIAYLPGNAVRIKVTVAGTLASYNQEEVGAHASH is encoded by the coding sequence ATGTCTTATCGTTTGGGAATTGACGTTGGTGGAACCAATACGGATGTAGTGTTACTGGACAGTAAAAATACCGTGATCGCAAAGGCGAAAACGGCGGTCACTGCAGATATTGTCACTGGGATTCGCGTTGGTGTCGGAACTGTGTTAGACCAAAGTGGCGTGAACGCGGCAGAGATTACCCACGCTATGCTTGGTACAACACAGGTGACCAATGCCATCATTGAACGCCGGGAACTCAACGAAGTAGCGATTGTTCGTCTGGGGGCGCCTGCAACGCGTGCCGTGAAACCGCTCGCGGGCTGGCCCGAGGATCTGCGTGAACGTTACGCGAAATACTCCTGGATTGTCGGGGGTGGGCACGAGTTTGATGGCCGTGAAATTGCACTTCTTGACGAGGATGAGCTTCACGAAATCGCTGAGTCAGTCAAAGGAAGGGTACAGGCTGTTGCCATTACTGGTGTATTCTCTCCAGTGAATACGGACCACGAAGAGCGTGCGGCCAGGATCTTTCGCGAAGTTCTCGGTGAGGACATTCCTATTTCATTGTCTTATCAGTTAGGAAGTGTTGGGCTTCTAGAACGTGAAAACGCTACTGTGCTAAACGCGGCGGTGTCGAGTGTCGCGAAACGTGCTACGTTATCCTTCCAGCAGGCACTTGCCGATCTAGATGTCCATGCTGCACTTTATCTGGCGCAAAATGACGGAACCTTAATGTCGGTAGAGTACGCTCTTCTGTATCCCATTCTCACTATCGCCTGCGGACCGACAAATAGCATGCGTGGTGCAGCGTATTTAACAGGATTGAAGAACGCCATTGTCGTGGATGTTGGTGGAACGTCAACAGATGTAGGCGTGCTCGTTAACGGGTTTCCACGGGAATCATTTGTAGCAGTCGATGTCGGAGGAGTACGCACCAACTTCCGAATGCCGGATTTATATTCCATTGGCCTCGGTGGCGGCAGTGAAGTCACAGAATCAGAAGATGGGGTAAAAGTCGGTCCGAAGAGTGTTGGGTATCGGATTGTCAAGGAGGGTCGTGCGTTCGGTGGTGATACGACAACCTTCACCGATGTTGTTGTCGCCCTTTCTAAGGCGAAGGTAGGTACACATGAAGTCAGACTCCCCAGGGAATTAGCAGAGCGGGCATACGATGTGGCCATTGACAAGACTGTCGAAGCGATTGACCGCATGAAAACAAGTTCTGACGCAGTTCCTCTCATACTGGTTGGCGGCGGCAGTGTCTTATTACCCAGTGAATTCGAGGGTGCTTCTGAAGTTCATCGCCCAGAAAATTACGATGTGGCCAACGCCATCGGTGCAGCTATCGCGCAAGTAAGCGGACGAGTGGATAGAATTTTCGCCATGGATCAAAAGTCGCGTGAGGATGTCCTAGAGGAAGCCAAGTCCATCGCCATCGCTGAAGCCATCCGAGCTGGTGCAGAAGCCTCGACGATTGAGGTCGTCGAGATCGAGGAAGTTCCTATCGCTTATCTACCTGGAAATGCAGTGCGAATCAAAGTGACAGTTGCTGGAACGTTGGCTTCGTATAACCAAGAAGAGGTTGGTGCCCATGCGAGTCACTGA
- a CDS encoding PolC-type DNA polymerase III codes for MGHVEETLLTPEKDNQSSSPLPREVVSRVVSRVVVKQKSGQVEVQLIPPFVQEDKDITGLAIDEPESRESVSNSGDNELIERYVSDVRLIQQACSVLETENVDVRFVAPRHASPHSYQPMNVMVMALIDWYAEEYPVAASLLKQAEYRVELVDGTNSRSEELTITFSVRNEMEQKQLEHKGAPKWLAEKFSSVFGIACRVNFVLDQAADEKVEELRQQLFEEERKQVEIMVAEQENAPKREQPEQSDKGYGHQGDRPFRKQREDDGPVEPFTFGRAIDGPLSPIKDIVDEMRRVAVEGRVFAAETRTLPSGRTLVQFNITDNTDSITAKMFVKNDRQLEALTGLTNGVYLRVQGQVQFDTFIKELVLLIQDMRPADAPLRKDTAEHKRVELHLHSQMSALDGVAPVKSLVSQAAKWGHTAIAITDHGVVQSFPEAYSVAKKNGMKCILGMEAYVVDDGVPIVHQLNDGQDVMIDDNTSWVAFDVETTGLNPAEHMIIEIAAVKMRGSEIVGEWTEMIDPEMPIGRKSVEITGITNEMLEGKRKLREVLPDFREFVGDAVLVAHNAEFDLSFLKSSAKRIGMEPWTNIVLDTLALARKFYPTERSYRLGTLAKKFNVELVNAHRALDDTVALAKLFQKMLTDVVGSGVDRLSKLNIDDGAINFTSTRPFHATILVQNKTGLKNLYRIVSESHVKYFHRVPRVPRSLITKYREGLLVGSACQNGEVFDAILRGKTPEELQDIAKFYDYLEIQPILHYKPLLRNELITSLEAVKDYHRMIIEVGNALDKPVVATGDVHFVNPEDAIYREIFLQSQNDPTAQDQPPLYFMSTDEMLEAFSYLGPDLAQEVVVTNSNRVADWIEDVSPVPDKLYTPKIEGAEDEMRTMCYEKARRLYGDPLPEIVEKRLEKELNSIIKHGFSVIYLIAHKLVKKSLDDGYLVGSRGSVGSSLVATMSDITEVNPLPPHYRCPSCQYSEFIADGSVGSGFDLPNKNCPKCGETLEKDGHDIPFETFLGFHGDKVPDIDLNFSGDYQAQAHAYTKVLFGEDYVYRAGTIATVAEKTAFGYVKKFAEEKGWTLRNAEISRLVEGCTGIKRTTGQHPGGILVVPDYMDVYDFSPIQFPADDKNSEWRTSHFDFHSIHDNLLKLDILGHDDPTVIRMLQDLTGLDPKKIPTDDPKVMSLFSGTEALTIDPNKPVTPEKIRSNTGTFGIPEFGTKFVRQMLEDTKPSTFSELLQISGLSHGTDVWLNNAQKLIQDKVCVLKDVIGCRDDIMVYLIYAGLEPSLAFKIMESVRKGKGLTPEMEEEMKKNNVPNWYIWSCKQIKYMFPKAHATAYVLMAVRIAYFKIHYPLEFYATYFSVRADDFDLAIMGRGYEAILSKIEEIEAKSFQASPKEKALLTVLEMALEMTARGFKFLPLDLYKSDATKFTVVHEENGLLPPFAALDGVGDNAAKSIAEAAKQGPFLSVEDLQDKSRASKTVIELLDAYGCLEGLPESNQLSLF; via the coding sequence GCGGCAAGTCTGTTGAAGCAGGCAGAGTATCGGGTAGAACTGGTTGATGGAACGAATAGCCGTTCTGAAGAGTTGACCATCACGTTTTCCGTTCGCAACGAAATGGAACAAAAGCAGTTGGAACATAAAGGTGCACCTAAATGGTTGGCTGAAAAGTTTTCCAGCGTGTTTGGCATCGCGTGCCGGGTGAACTTCGTACTTGACCAGGCAGCTGACGAGAAAGTCGAGGAACTGCGACAGCAGCTGTTCGAAGAAGAGCGGAAGCAAGTTGAAATTATGGTTGCTGAGCAGGAAAATGCCCCGAAGCGCGAGCAGCCTGAGCAGAGTGACAAAGGGTATGGACATCAGGGAGACAGGCCATTTCGCAAACAGCGGGAGGATGATGGTCCTGTTGAACCGTTCACCTTTGGCCGCGCCATTGATGGTCCGCTCAGTCCGATTAAAGATATCGTCGACGAGATGCGCCGAGTGGCTGTGGAAGGTCGTGTCTTTGCTGCAGAGACGCGGACATTGCCGAGTGGACGAACGCTTGTTCAATTTAACATCACGGACAATACGGATTCGATCACGGCGAAGATGTTCGTCAAGAATGATCGGCAGCTTGAAGCCCTGACTGGATTGACGAACGGCGTGTACCTGCGAGTTCAAGGACAAGTTCAGTTTGATACGTTTATCAAGGAACTGGTATTGCTAATTCAGGATATGCGTCCTGCCGACGCGCCACTTCGGAAGGATACGGCTGAACATAAACGGGTCGAATTGCATTTGCACTCGCAGATGTCCGCGCTTGACGGCGTCGCACCCGTAAAGAGTCTCGTGTCCCAAGCGGCAAAGTGGGGACATACGGCGATTGCAATAACCGATCACGGCGTTGTCCAATCCTTCCCGGAAGCTTACAGCGTTGCCAAAAAGAATGGCATGAAATGCATCCTTGGCATGGAAGCGTATGTGGTCGATGACGGTGTCCCGATTGTGCACCAATTGAATGACGGGCAGGATGTGATGATCGACGACAACACGTCCTGGGTTGCGTTCGACGTGGAGACCACTGGATTGAATCCGGCGGAGCATATGATCATCGAGATCGCGGCTGTAAAAATGCGGGGAAGTGAGATTGTCGGTGAGTGGACGGAAATGATCGATCCCGAGATGCCCATCGGCCGCAAGAGCGTGGAAATCACGGGGATCACCAACGAGATGCTGGAAGGCAAGCGGAAGTTACGTGAGGTTCTCCCCGACTTCCGTGAATTCGTGGGTGATGCGGTGCTTGTCGCACACAATGCGGAATTCGATTTGAGCTTCTTAAAGTCTTCGGCGAAGCGCATTGGCATGGAGCCGTGGACCAACATCGTTCTCGACACACTGGCCTTGGCAAGAAAGTTTTATCCGACGGAACGAAGCTATCGTTTGGGAACACTCGCGAAGAAGTTCAATGTGGAGTTGGTCAATGCGCACCGGGCATTGGATGATACGGTGGCTCTGGCGAAGTTGTTCCAGAAGATGCTGACGGATGTCGTCGGTTCCGGCGTGGATCGACTTTCAAAACTCAACATCGACGACGGAGCGATTAATTTCACCAGCACACGCCCGTTCCACGCAACCATTTTGGTGCAGAATAAAACGGGATTGAAGAATCTCTACCGGATCGTATCCGAATCGCACGTGAAGTACTTCCATCGCGTACCGCGTGTGCCAAGGAGCCTCATCACGAAGTATCGCGAGGGTCTGCTAGTTGGGAGCGCATGTCAGAACGGGGAAGTCTTCGATGCGATTTTGCGGGGGAAGACACCTGAAGAGTTGCAGGATATCGCGAAGTTTTATGACTACCTGGAGATTCAGCCGATCCTTCACTATAAGCCCCTCCTGCGCAATGAATTGATCACTTCCTTGGAGGCAGTGAAGGACTATCACCGGATGATCATCGAGGTGGGGAACGCGCTCGACAAACCGGTTGTGGCAACGGGCGACGTGCACTTCGTCAACCCGGAGGACGCCATTTATCGCGAGATTTTCCTTCAGTCGCAGAACGATCCGACAGCACAGGATCAACCGCCACTCTATTTCATGTCGACGGATGAAATGCTCGAAGCGTTCTCCTATTTGGGACCTGACCTTGCTCAGGAAGTGGTTGTGACGAACAGCAACCGGGTGGCCGATTGGATCGAAGATGTGTCGCCGGTGCCTGACAAGCTGTACACGCCGAAAATCGAAGGCGCCGAGGACGAGATGCGCACGATGTGCTACGAAAAGGCACGTCGCTTGTATGGCGATCCGCTTCCGGAAATCGTCGAAAAACGTCTCGAGAAAGAACTAAACTCGATTATCAAACACGGTTTCTCAGTCATCTACTTGATTGCACACAAGTTAGTGAAGAAGTCGCTCGACGACGGGTACTTGGTTGGTTCGCGGGGATCGGTCGGATCGTCGCTGGTGGCCACGATGTCCGACATCACGGAGGTCAATCCGCTGCCGCCGCACTACCGCTGTCCGTCGTGTCAGTACAGTGAGTTTATTGCGGACGGATCGGTAGGATCTGGGTTCGACTTGCCGAACAAGAACTGTCCGAAGTGCGGCGAAACGCTCGAAAAGGACGGGCATGACATTCCGTTCGAAACGTTCCTCGGATTCCACGGAGACAAGGTACCAGATATCGATTTGAACTTCTCAGGCGATTATCAAGCACAGGCACACGCATATACGAAGGTTCTGTTCGGTGAGGATTACGTCTACCGCGCGGGAACCATCGCAACGGTGGCCGAAAAGACGGCCTTCGGATATGTGAAGAAGTTTGCTGAGGAAAAAGGCTGGACCCTGCGCAACGCGGAAATCTCGCGTCTCGTCGAAGGGTGCACGGGGATCAAGCGCACGACCGGCCAGCACCCAGGTGGCATCTTGGTCGTGCCTGACTACATGGACGTCTACGACTTTAGCCCAATTCAATTCCCGGCTGACGACAAGAACTCTGAGTGGCGGACGTCTCACTTCGACTTCCACTCCATTCACGATAACTTGTTGAAGCTCGATATTCTCGGGCACGACGATCCGACCGTTATCCGCATGCTTCAAGATTTAACTGGGCTCGATCCGAAAAAGATCCCCACCGACGATCCGAAAGTGATGTCGTTGTTCTCTGGTACGGAAGCATTGACGATAGACCCGAACAAACCTGTGACACCGGAAAAAATCCGCTCCAACACGGGTACGTTCGGCATCCCCGAGTTCGGCACGAAGTTTGTTCGCCAAATGCTGGAGGACACGAAGCCGAGCACGTTCTCGGAGTTGCTGCAGATTTCTGGCCTATCTCACGGAACGGACGTCTGGTTGAACAATGCGCAGAAGTTGATTCAGGATAAAGTGTGTGTGTTGAAAGACGTGATCGGATGCCGCGACGACATCATGGTTTACCTGATTTACGCGGGATTGGAGCCATCGTTGGCGTTCAAGATCATGGAGAGTGTACGTAAGGGAAAAGGGCTCACGCCTGAAATGGAAGAAGAAATGAAGAAGAACAACGTACCGAACTGGTACATCTGGTCGTGTAAGCAGATCAAGTACATGTTCCCAAAGGCCCACGCGACTGCGTATGTACTCATGGCGGTGCGAATTGCCTACTTCAAAATCCACTATCCGCTGGAGTTCTACGCGACGTATTTCTCCGTGCGGGCTGACGATTTTGATTTGGCCATCATGGGTCGAGGGTATGAAGCGATCCTTTCGAAGATCGAGGAGATTGAAGCAAAGAGCTTCCAAGCTTCCCCGAAAGAAAAGGCGTTGCTCACCGTGCTTGAAATGGCACTCGAAATGACTGCACGCGGTTTTAAGTTCCTACCGCTCGATCTGTATAAATCGGATGCAACGAAGTTTACGGTGGTTCACGAAGAAAACGGATTGCTTCCGCCATTCGCAGCGCTCGACGGAGTCGGCGACAACGCAGCAAAGAGTATCGCGGAAGCCGCTAAGCAGGGACCATTCCTATCTGTTGAGGATCTTCAGGACAAGTCTCGGGCGTCGAAGACGGTCATTGAGCTGCTGGATGCGTATGGATGCCTGGAAGGACTCCCTGAATCGAACCAGTTATCGCTGTTTTAG